A part of Carassius carassius chromosome 32, fCarCar2.1, whole genome shotgun sequence genomic DNA contains:
- the gnrh3 gene encoding gonadotropin-releasing hormone 3 isoform X1: MLPIKCLCFSFSMEWNGRLLVQLLMLVCVLEVSLCQHWSYGWLPGGKRSVGEVEATFRMMDAGDAVLSIPADSPMEQLSPIHIVNEVDADGLPLKEQRFPKRRGRV, translated from the exons ATGTTGCCTATTAAAtgtctttgttttagttttagcatGGAGTGGAACGGAAGGTTGCTGGTCCAGCTGTTAATGCTAGTGTGTGTGTTGGAGGTTAGTCTTTGCCAGCACTGGTCATATGGTTGGCTTCCTGGTGGAAAGAGAAGTGTTGGTGAAGTGGAGGCAACATTTAGG ATGATGGATGCTGGTGATGCAGTACTGTCCATTCCTGCCGACTCTCCAATGGAGCAGCTCTCACCGATACACATA GTGAATGAAGTGGATGCTGATGGTTTGCCTCTGAAAGAACAGAGATTTCCCAAAAGACGAGGAAGAGTGTAA
- the gnrh3 gene encoding gonadotropin-releasing hormone 3 isoform X2, with protein sequence MEWNGRLLVQLLMLVCVLEVSLCQHWSYGWLPGGKRSVGEVEATFRMMDAGDAVLSIPADSPMEQLSPIHIVNEVDADGLPLKEQRFPKRRGRV encoded by the exons atGGAGTGGAACGGAAGGTTGCTGGTCCAGCTGTTAATGCTAGTGTGTGTGTTGGAGGTTAGTCTTTGCCAGCACTGGTCATATGGTTGGCTTCCTGGTGGAAAGAGAAGTGTTGGTGAAGTGGAGGCAACATTTAGG ATGATGGATGCTGGTGATGCAGTACTGTCCATTCCTGCCGACTCTCCAATGGAGCAGCTCTCACCGATACACATA GTGAATGAAGTGGATGCTGATGGTTTGCCTCTGAAAGAACAGAGATTTCCCAAAAGACGAGGAAGAGTGTAA